The Blastocatellia bacterium genome includes a window with the following:
- a CDS encoding glycosyl hydrolase, translating into MHALARQLRLVLPLLLSLLTVTPAQDGHVKIDTATFGAIEARHIGPATTSGRIAAIDAVQSDPRILWVGAAGGGVWKSINGGTSFKPVFDKYTQSIGAITIDQAHTDTVWVGTGETWTRNSTSVGTGLYKTTDGGDTWKRVGLENSERIARIVIDPKNADTVYVAATGHLWDSNDERGVFKTTDGGKSWKKVLFVDGNTGCADIAIDPQEPNIVYASMWQFRRKPYFFTSGGPGSGLYKSTDAGKTWKKLTKDLPEGDLGRIAIAVAPSRPNTLYAMVEAKKSGFYRSDDLGETWTKVTGSASVTGRPFYFATMVVDPKDYKTIYKPDFAFAVSTDGGQSFAQRGGRAHGDFHAVWVNPLDPYQVIVGTDGGVYVSQDKARNFRFLGNLPVGQFYHVGFDMERPYNVYGGLQDNGSWMGPSSSAGGIQNKNWRNVGFGDGFHAYPDPVDSQIVYSEFQGGQLLRVHLKTGEVKSIKPYAKEGEPKYRFNWNAPIALSPTNPKVMYVGAQFLFRTLNRGESWERISPDLTTNDPEKQKQDESGGLSLDNSSAENHCTIFTIAESPLDQKIIWAGTDDGNLQLTTDGGKSWSNVVSNIQGLPKATWCSGVEASRFERGTAYVTFDGHQTGDMKVYVFKTTDFGKTWRGLATDALSGYAHVVREDRVNRDLLFLGTEFGLFVSIDGGGQWAQFTGNLPPVAVRDIQIHPRDHDLILATHGRGIVIIDDITPLRQITPQMMDAEATLLESRPSVIPLPSGVQEFPGDAEFIGQNPSENATITYYLKERHVIGDMKLEVYDAAGKLMTTLPAGKRRGINRVTWAMRQKPPKVPPSPNLAGPALTGPMVPEGTYTIKLVKDKDTFTGQIKVIADPRSPHSAADRALQQQTLWKLYQMQERLAFVDAVVTDLRDKAKERAGKLDEKDPARGDVQAFADRLDALHKTLVATKEGQVTGEEQLRERIVDVYGWVSQYGGRPSESQLARLPVLEREIDAKNSEFEAFVGKQLADINAKLMAKKLDPIKLLTKEEYDKKQEK; encoded by the coding sequence CGCCATCGAAGCCCGCCACATCGGCCCGGCCACGACCAGCGGGCGCATTGCCGCCATAGACGCGGTCCAGAGCGACCCGCGCATTCTCTGGGTCGGCGCGGCGGGCGGCGGCGTCTGGAAGTCTATCAACGGCGGCACCTCGTTCAAGCCGGTCTTCGACAAATACACCCAATCAATCGGCGCAATCACCATCGATCAGGCGCACACAGACACTGTCTGGGTTGGCACCGGCGAGACCTGGACGCGCAACAGCACGTCGGTCGGCACAGGGCTTTACAAGACGACTGACGGCGGCGATACCTGGAAGCGCGTCGGGCTGGAGAACTCCGAGCGCATCGCCCGCATCGTCATCGACCCGAAGAACGCTGATACGGTCTACGTCGCGGCGACCGGTCATCTGTGGGATAGCAATGATGAGCGCGGCGTCTTCAAGACGACCGACGGCGGCAAGTCGTGGAAGAAAGTTTTATTCGTAGACGGCAACACAGGCTGCGCCGACATCGCCATCGATCCGCAGGAGCCGAACATCGTCTACGCCTCGATGTGGCAGTTCCGCCGCAAGCCTTACTTCTTCACCTCGGGCGGCCCCGGCAGCGGCCTCTATAAATCTACAGACGCGGGCAAAACCTGGAAGAAGCTCACCAAAGACCTGCCCGAAGGCGACCTCGGGCGTATCGCCATTGCCGTCGCGCCGTCGCGCCCGAACACCCTCTATGCGATGGTCGAAGCGAAGAAGAGCGGCTTTTATCGTTCGGACGATCTCGGCGAAACCTGGACGAAGGTGACCGGCTCGGCCTCGGTCACGGGCCGCCCGTTTTATTTCGCCACCATGGTCGTTGATCCGAAGGATTACAAGACGATCTACAAGCCCGACTTCGCCTTTGCCGTAAGCACCGACGGCGGCCAGTCGTTCGCGCAGCGCGGCGGGCGGGCGCACGGCGACTTTCATGCCGTATGGGTCAACCCGCTCGACCCCTATCAAGTCATCGTCGGCACAGACGGCGGCGTCTACGTCTCGCAGGACAAGGCGCGCAACTTCCGCTTTCTCGGCAACCTGCCGGTGGGGCAGTTCTATCACGTCGGCTTCGACATGGAGCGGCCTTATAACGTCTATGGCGGCTTGCAGGATAACGGCTCGTGGATGGGGCCGTCGTCGAGCGCCGGCGGCATACAGAATAAGAACTGGCGCAACGTCGGCTTCGGCGACGGCTTTCACGCCTACCCCGACCCTGTAGACAGCCAGATCGTCTACAGCGAGTTTCAAGGCGGCCAGTTGCTGCGCGTTCACCTGAAGACCGGCGAGGTGAAATCGATCAAGCCGTACGCCAAAGAGGGCGAGCCGAAATACCGCTTCAACTGGAACGCGCCGATTGCCTTGAGCCCGACCAACCCGAAGGTCATGTATGTCGGCGCGCAGTTCCTCTTCCGCACCCTGAATCGCGGCGAGTCGTGGGAGCGCATCTCGCCCGACCTGACAACCAACGACCCGGAGAAACAGAAGCAGGACGAATCGGGCGGGCTGTCACTCGACAACTCGTCGGCGGAAAATCACTGCACGATCTTCACCATCGCCGAATCGCCGCTCGACCAGAAGATCATCTGGGCCGGCACAGACGATGGCAACCTGCAACTGACGACCGACGGCGGCAAGTCGTGGTCGAATGTTGTGTCGAACATTCAGGGCCTGCCGAAAGCGACGTGGTGCTCGGGCGTCGAGGCGAGCCGTTTTGAGCGGGGGACGGCTTACGTCACCTTCGATGGCCACCAGACCGGCGACATGAAAGTTTATGTATTCAAGACCACAGACTTTGGCAAGACCTGGCGCGGGCTGGCGACCGACGCCTTAAGCGGCTACGCGCACGTTGTCCGCGAAGACCGCGTCAACCGCGACCTGCTCTTTCTGGGAACCGAGTTCGGTCTGTTCGTTTCCATAGACGGCGGCGGGCAGTGGGCGCAGTTTACAGGCAACCTGCCGCCGGTCGCCGTCCGCGACATCCAGATTCACCCGCGCGATCACGACTTGATTCTAGCGACGCACGGGCGCGGCATCGTGATTATTGACGACATCACGCCGCTGCGTCAGATCACGCCGCAGATGATGGATGCGGAGGCGACCCTCTTAGAGTCGCGCCCGTCGGTGATTCCGCTGCCTTCGGGCGTGCAGGAGTTTCCCGGCGACGCCGAGTTCATCGGCCAGAATCCGAGCGAGAATGCGACGATCACTTATTACCTGAAAGAGCGCCACGTCATCGGCGATATGAAGCTCGAAGTCTATGACGCCGCGGGCAAGCTAATGACTACTTTGCCCGCGGGCAAGCGGCGCGGCATCAACCGCGTCACCTGGGCGATGCGCCAGAAGCCGCCGAAGGTGCCGCCGTCACCGAACCTCGCGGGGCCGGCGCTCACCGGGCCGATGGTTCCCGAAGGCACCTACACTATCAAGCTCGTCAAAGACAAAGACACCTTCACGGGACAGATCAAAGTGATCGCTGATCCGCGCTCGCCGCATTCGGCGGCAGACCGCGCCTTGCAGCAGCAGACCCTGTGGAAGCTCTACCAGATGCAAGAGCGGCTGGCGTTTGTCGACGCGGTGGTCACAGACCTGCGCGACAAAGCCAAAGAGCGCGCCGGCAAGCTCGACGAGAAAGACCCGGCGAGGGGTGACGTGCAGGCGTTTGCCGACCGGCTCGACGCGCTGCACAAGACGCTCGTAGCGACGAAAGAAGGGCAGGTGACCGGCGAAGAGCAACTGCGCGAGCGCATCGTCGACGTCTACGGCTGGGTGAGCCAGTACGGCGGTCGTCCGAGTGAATCGCAGCTGGCGCGTCTGCCTGTGCTTGAGCGCGAGATTGACGCCAAGAACAGCGAATTTGAAGCCTTCGTCGGCAAGCAACTGGCGGACATCAATGCGAAGCTCATG